The following are encoded in a window of Deltaproteobacteria bacterium genomic DNA:
- the mtnA gene encoding S-methyl-5-thioribose-1-phosphate isomerase has protein sequence EDIEINKRIGEIGKDLIQDGDTILTHCNAGALATGGYGTALGVVRRAWEEKKGITVIATETRPLLQGTRLTAWELKKEGIPVTLVADHMAGYLMQRGEIDLVIVGADRIARNGDVANKIGTYTLAILAKEHGIPFYVAAPLSTLDRAIKTGEEIPIEERGEEEITAPWGKRIAPEGIGVRNPAFDITPHRYVRAIVTEKGVIRAPFEEGLKRIWGEGEGDGR, from the coding sequence GGAGGATATAGAGATCAACAAAAGGATAGGGGAGATAGGAAAGGACCTCATCCAAGATGGCGACACCATCTTGACCCATTGCAATGCCGGGGCCCTGGCCACGGGGGGATACGGCACCGCCCTGGGGGTGGTCAGGAGGGCCTGGGAGGAGAAGAAGGGGATCACGGTAATTGCCACAGAGACCCGTCCCCTCCTTCAGGGGACCCGCCTCACTGCCTGGGAGCTTAAAAAGGAGGGGATCCCTGTAACCCTTGTCGCCGACCATATGGCAGGATACCTCATGCAGAGGGGGGAGATAGATCTGGTCATCGTCGGGGCGGACAGGATCGCCCGCAATGGGGATGTGGCCAACAAGATCGGGACCTATACCTTGGCGATCCTAGCAAAGGAACATGGCATACCTTTCTACGTGGCCGCCCCCCTCTCCACCTTGGATCGGGCCATAAAGACAGGTGAGGAAATTCCCATCGAGGAGAGGGGTGAAGAGGAGATCACCGCCCCCTGGGGAAAAAGGATCGCCCCAGAGGGAATTGGGGTCCGCAACCCCGCCTTTGACATCACCCCACACCGATATGTAAGGGCTATAGTCACGGAGAAGGGGGTAATCAGGGCCCCCTTTGAGGAGGGTCTGAAGCGGATCTGGGGGGAGGGGGAGGGGGATGGGAGATAA
- a CDS encoding SAM-dependent chlorinase/fluorinase codes for MGDKGIITLLTDFGWGDGYIGAMKGVILRINPRCLIVDVAHEISPHDVMGAALVLGQIYPYFPQGTIHVVVVDPGVGGVRKPLVLETKRYLFVGPDNGVFDLVLKREKGIRAYKLIEKRFFLTQVSQTFHGRDIFAPVAAHLSLGVLPGEMGPALNCEDLAALNIPSPLQEGETLQGEVIYIDHFGNLITNISQEVLREFAPDEMVKIEIGTEEIKGLTSSYAEGGEGEIIALWGSGGFLEISLKERSLHRERGWVRGERVKIRRRR; via the coding sequence ATGGGAGATAAAGGGATCATCACCCTGTTGACCGATTTTGGGTGGGGAGACGGGTATATTGGGGCCATGAAGGGGGTGATCCTCAGGATAAACCCTAGGTGCCTCATCGTCGATGTGGCCCATGAGATCTCCCCCCACGATGTGATGGGGGCCGCCCTGGTCTTAGGCCAGATCTATCCCTATTTCCCCCAGGGGACCATTCACGTGGTGGTAGTGGACCCAGGGGTAGGAGGAGTGAGGAAGCCTCTGGTCCTGGAGACAAAGCGCTACCTCTTTGTCGGACCGGACAACGGCGTCTTCGATCTAGTACTCAAAAGAGAGAAGGGGATACGTGCCTATAAGCTGATCGAAAAGAGGTTCTTTCTCACCCAGGTGAGCCAAACCTTCCATGGAAGGGATATCTTCGCCCCTGTTGCCGCCCATCTCTCCCTGGGGGTCTTGCCCGGGGAGATGGGTCCGGCCTTAAACTGCGAAGACCTGGCGGCACTAAACATCCCCAGCCCCTTGCAGGAAGGTGAAACCCTCCAAGGGGAGGTGATCTATATTGATCACTTCGGCAACCTTATCACCAATATATCCCAGGAGGTTTTGAGGGAATTCGCCCCAGACGAGATGGTGAAGATAGAGATCGGGACTGAAGAGATAAAGGGTCTCACGTCTTCCTACGCCGAGGGAGGGGAAGGAGAGATCATCGCCCTTTGGGGGAGCGGTGGGTTTTTGGAGATCTCCCTCAAGGAGAGGAGCCTTCACCGAGAGCGGGGGTGGGTGAGAGGAGAGCGGGTGAAGATACGGAGGAGGAGATGA
- a CDS encoding pyridoxal phosphate-dependent aminotransferase, whose amino-acid sequence MIASRARDMKSFIVMDVLERAQEMECRGEKLIHLEVGEPDFDTPEPIKEACLRAIREGKTHYTHSQGLLQLREAICEKYVEKYRVEVSPEQVLITSGTSPAMLLLFSALLEPRDEVILPNPHYPCYPNIISYVEGRPILVDTEEEEGFQYLHPQIKERITPRTKGIIINSPSNPTGVVMDQGRMEEIASLSPYIISDEIYHGLVYKGKEHTILEFTDRCFVLNGFSKLYAMTGWRLGYLITPREFIRPMQVMQQNLFISPNSFVQWAGIAALQEAQNEVGEMREIYNRRREFILRRLRELGLGVAVEPTGAFYILANARKYSSDSYRLAFDILEKAKVGVTPGIDFGSRAEGFLRFSYANSLENIEEGMERLQKYLEGL is encoded by the coding sequence ATGATTGCGTCAAGGGCCAGGGACATGAAGTCCTTCATCGTCATGGATGTCCTGGAGCGTGCCCAGGAGATGGAGTGCCGCGGTGAGAAGTTGATCCACCTGGAGGTGGGGGAACCCGATTTTGACACCCCTGAACCCATCAAGGAAGCCTGTCTGCGGGCCATTAGGGAGGGCAAGACCCACTACACCCATAGCCAAGGGCTCTTGCAGCTGAGGGAGGCCATCTGTGAGAAGTATGTGGAGAAATACAGGGTGGAGGTCTCCCCGGAGCAGGTCTTGATCACCTCAGGGACCTCCCCGGCCATGCTTTTGCTCTTCTCGGCCCTGTTGGAGCCAAGGGACGAGGTGATCCTCCCCAATCCCCACTACCCCTGCTACCCCAACATCATCTCCTATGTGGAGGGAAGGCCCATCCTGGTGGACACTGAAGAGGAGGAAGGTTTTCAATACCTCCACCCACAAATAAAGGAACGGATCACCCCCCGGACCAAGGGGATCATCATCAACTCCCCCTCCAACCCCACCGGGGTCGTCATGGACCAGGGGAGGATGGAGGAGATCGCCTCCCTCTCCCCTTATATCATCTCGGATGAGATATACCACGGTCTCGTCTACAAGGGGAAGGAACACACTATCCTGGAGTTCACCGACCGCTGCTTTGTCCTCAACGGTTTCTCCAAACTCTATGCCATGACAGGGTGGCGCCTGGGATACCTGATCACCCCCCGAGAGTTCATCCGACCCATGCAGGTGATGCAACAGAACCTCTTTATCTCGCCCAACTCCTTTGTCCAGTGGGCGGGGATCGCTGCCTTGCAGGAGGCGCAAAACGAGGTGGGGGAGATGAGGGAGATCTACAACCGACGTCGGGAGTTTATACTCAGGAGGTTGCGGGAGTTGGGCCTGGGGGTAGCGGTAGAACCTACCGGGGCCTTCTACATCCTGGCCAACGCCCGTAAATACTCCTCCGACTCCTATCGACTGGCCTTCGACATCCTGGAAAAGGCCAAGGTGGGGGTGACCCCGGGTATAGACTTCGGGAGCAGGGCCGAGGGGTTTCTACGCTTCTCTTACGCCAACTCCCTGGAGAACATCGAGGAGGGGATGGAGCGGCTCCAAAAGTATCTAGAGGGCCTCTAG
- the amrS gene encoding AmmeMemoRadiSam system radical SAM enzyme has product MRDLPTVREAILYESLKGENVRCGLCERRCLIPPDERGFCQTRQNIEGKLYTLVFGAISALESRPIEIKPFFHFYPGSSALTFSTWSCNFTCPWCQNWHLSKRAPKPKGARYISPEQMVTLAREQGDQGLCVSFQEPTLLFEYALEVFKLGKAQGLYGCYVSNGYLTLDALRLLKEAGMGAINIDIKGDAELYRVYLKGAKEEVVWRNARVAKEMGIHVEMIHLVVTGLNDQRDKIERLIQKHLGTLGPETPLHFTRYLPAYHYHQPPTEIKIMEFAYETARDTGIYYPYLGNISGHRYENTYCPSCGALFVERIGYQIRGGWAKDKRCPHCGREIEIIV; this is encoded by the coding sequence TTGAGGGATCTGCCTACGGTGAGGGAGGCCATCTTATACGAATCATTAAAAGGGGAAAATGTCCGCTGCGGTCTGTGTGAGCGCAGGTGTCTCATCCCCCCGGATGAGAGGGGGTTTTGTCAGACACGCCAAAACATAGAGGGAAAGCTCTACACCCTCGTCTTTGGTGCAATCAGTGCCCTGGAGTCAAGGCCCATAGAGATAAAGCCCTTCTTCCATTTTTACCCTGGCTCCAGCGCCCTCACCTTTTCCACCTGGTCCTGTAACTTCACCTGCCCTTGGTGTCAAAACTGGCACCTCTCCAAAAGGGCCCCAAAGCCAAAAGGGGCGAGATACATTTCCCCTGAACAGATGGTCACGTTGGCCAGAGAACAGGGGGATCAGGGTCTCTGCGTCAGCTTTCAGGAACCGACACTCCTATTCGAGTACGCCCTGGAGGTGTTTAAGCTGGGCAAGGCCCAAGGGCTCTATGGTTGCTATGTATCCAATGGCTACCTCACCCTGGATGCCTTGAGGTTGCTGAAGGAGGCCGGGATGGGGGCGATAAACATAGATATAAAGGGAGATGCGGAGCTATACCGGGTCTATCTGAAGGGGGCAAAGGAGGAGGTCGTCTGGCGCAATGCGCGGGTAGCCAAAGAAATGGGGATCCATGTGGAGATGATCCATTTGGTAGTAACCGGACTCAATGACCAAAGGGACAAGATAGAAAGGCTAATCCAAAAACACCTGGGCACCTTGGGTCCGGAGACCCCCCTGCATTTTACCAGGTATCTCCCCGCCTATCACTACCATCAACCGCCCACGGAGATAAAGATAATGGAATTCGCCTACGAAACAGCCAGAGATACCGGGATCTACTATCCCTATCTCGGCAATATCTCAGGCCATCGCTATGAGAACACCTACTGTCCTTCATGTGGGGCACTGTTCGTAGAGAGGATCGGCTACCAGATAAGGGGAGGATGGGCAAAGGACAAAAGGTGTCCCCATTGCGGTAGAGAGATAGAGATCATCGTTTAG
- a CDS encoding cofactor-independent phosphoglycerate mutase — MKYLVLVGDGMADYPLDELGGRTPLVVAHTPNMDSLAQRGEVGLVRTIPAGYPKGSEIANLSIFGYDPKKYYTGRGPLEAASIGVQLGPDDVAFRCNLVTLEVIGGAVIVGDYSAGHLSTEEGSEIIKDLDRELGNSTFRFYPGVSYRHLLVWRGGGEMMVTTPPHDITEKEIGDYLPRGEGAWELIRLMTDAQILLNAHPINQRRLQEGKREANSIWPWGQGKAPQMPAFSQRFGLKGSVISAVDLIKGIGIYVGMEVVEVPGATGYLDTNYQGKAEYGLRSLNNGDFVYIHVEAPDEASHNGDLEAKIKAIEAFDQKVVGTIVRGVERWRDYKIVVLPDHPTPVHLRTHADDPVPFVIYSSKGEFASRAKGLTEEEARKSGIFIEDGHKLMERFLGQGP; from the coding sequence ATGAAATACCTCGTCTTGGTCGGAGATGGAATGGCTGATTACCCCTTGGACGAACTGGGGGGAAGGACACCCTTGGTGGTCGCTCATACCCCTAATATGGACTCCTTGGCCCAAAGAGGAGAGGTAGGGCTTGTCCGCACCATCCCCGCGGGGTATCCCAAAGGGAGCGAGATCGCCAACCTCTCCATCTTTGGATATGATCCTAAAAAGTATTACACCGGGCGCGGTCCCCTGGAGGCGGCCAGCATCGGGGTCCAGCTTGGCCCAGATGATGTGGCCTTTCGCTGTAATCTGGTGACCTTGGAGGTCATCGGGGGAGCCGTAATCGTGGGGGATTACAGCGCCGGACACCTCTCTACCGAAGAGGGAAGCGAGATCATCAAAGATCTGGATAGAGAATTGGGCAACTCCACCTTTCGTTTCTATCCGGGGGTGAGCTACCGCCACCTCCTGGTCTGGAGGGGAGGAGGAGAAATGATGGTGACTACCCCTCCCCATGACATCACCGAAAAAGAGATCGGTGACTATCTTCCCAGGGGGGAGGGGGCCTGGGAGCTGATCAGGCTCATGACCGATGCCCAGATCCTTTTGAATGCACATCCGATAAATCAGAGGAGGCTCCAGGAAGGCAAAAGGGAGGCCAACTCCATCTGGCCCTGGGGCCAGGGGAAGGCACCTCAGATGCCGGCCTTCTCACAGAGGTTTGGCCTGAAGGGAAGCGTCATCTCCGCCGTGGATCTGATCAAAGGGATCGGGATCTACGTCGGGATGGAGGTGGTGGAGGTACCCGGGGCCACTGGATACCTGGACACCAACTATCAGGGGAAGGCCGAATACGGACTTCGGTCCTTAAATAATGGCGATTTTGTCTACATCCATGTGGAAGCCCCTGATGAGGCCTCTCACAACGGAGATCTGGAGGCGAAGATAAAGGCCATCGAGGCATTTGACCAAAAGGTGGTGGGAACCATAGTAAGGGGGGTGGAGAGATGGAGGGATTACAAGATCGTGGTCCTGCCCGATCACCCTACCCCTGTACATTTACGGACTCATGCTGACGACCCGGTCCCCTTTGTGATCTATTCTTCCAAAGGGGAGTTTGCATCAAGGGCAAAGGGTCTTACCGAGGAAGAGGCAAGGAAAAGCGGCATCTTTATTGAAGACGGTCATAAACTGATGGAACGTTTCTTAGGGCAGGGGCCGTGA
- a CDS encoding CTP synthase, translating into MRTKFIFITGGVLSSLGKGLAAASIGALMENRGLTVTLLKFDPYINVDPGTMNPFQHGEVFVTDDGAETDLDLGHYERYTHAKLSQKNNYTTGRIYHSVITKERRGDYLGGTVQVIPHITDEIKRTILDLADKVDIVITEVGGTVGDIESLPFLEAIRQFQGDVGRENVCYIHLTLVPHIKAAGELKTKPTQHSVKELREIGIQPDILLCRTDRFLPREIKTKIALFCNVEQDSVITAKDVETIYEVPIVFHQEGLDEKIVEFLHMWTKAPDLGMWKEIVQKLKNPKDEVTIAVVGKYVNLRDSYKSLNEALVHGGMANECGVNLEYVDSEEIERNGIGDGISRADGILVPGGFGQRGIKGKIEAIRYAREHGVPFFGICLGMQLAVAEYARNVAGLERAHSAEFDPDTPHPVIYLMKEWINYQKETIESRDEGSDKGGTMRLGAYPCHLLKGSFAYEAYKKEVISERHRHRYEFNNRYRGHLTDKGMRISGLSPDNELAEIIEIPDHPWFLGCQFHPEFKSRLWEPHPLFREFIRASLNANRGRR; encoded by the coding sequence GTGAGGACCAAATTCATCTTCATTACAGGTGGTGTCCTCTCGTCACTGGGGAAAGGGCTGGCTGCCGCCTCCATCGGGGCCTTGATGGAGAACAGGGGGCTCACTGTCACGCTGCTCAAGTTCGATCCCTATATCAATGTGGACCCCGGCACCATGAACCCCTTCCAGCACGGAGAGGTCTTTGTGACCGACGATGGGGCCGAGACCGATCTGGACTTGGGGCACTATGAACGTTACACCCACGCCAAGCTCAGCCAGAAGAACAACTACACCACGGGGAGGATCTATCACTCGGTCATCACCAAGGAGAGGCGGGGGGACTATCTGGGGGGGACCGTCCAGGTGATCCCCCATATCACCGATGAGATCAAACGTACCATCCTTGATCTGGCCGACAAAGTAGATATCGTCATCACCGAAGTGGGAGGAACTGTAGGGGATATAGAAAGCCTCCCCTTCTTGGAGGCTATCCGGCAGTTCCAGGGGGATGTGGGCAGGGAAAATGTCTGTTACATCCATCTTACCCTGGTGCCCCATATCAAGGCCGCAGGAGAGTTGAAGACCAAACCGACCCAGCACAGCGTAAAGGAGTTGAGGGAGATCGGCATCCAACCCGATATATTGCTCTGTCGAACCGACCGATTCCTACCCCGTGAGATCAAGACAAAGATTGCCCTCTTTTGCAACGTGGAGCAAGATTCCGTCATCACTGCCAAGGACGTGGAGACCATCTATGAGGTACCCATCGTCTTCCATCAAGAGGGACTGGATGAAAAGATCGTTGAGTTCCTTCATATGTGGACCAAGGCCCCAGACCTGGGCATGTGGAAGGAGATTGTCCAAAAGCTCAAAAACCCCAAGGATGAGGTGACCATCGCCGTGGTGGGCAAATATGTCAACTTGAGGGACTCCTATAAGAGTTTAAACGAGGCCCTAGTCCACGGGGGGATGGCCAATGAGTGTGGGGTGAACCTGGAGTATGTAGACTCAGAGGAGATAGAGCGCAATGGGATAGGGGATGGTATATCCCGGGCCGATGGGATCCTTGTCCCCGGGGGGTTTGGACAGAGGGGGATCAAGGGAAAGATCGAGGCCATCCGCTACGCCCGGGAACATGGGGTCCCCTTCTTCGGCATCTGCCTAGGGATGCAACTGGCGGTGGCGGAATATGCCAGGAATGTGGCCGGTCTAGAGCGGGCCCACAGCGCGGAATTTGACCCGGATACCCCCCACCCTGTCATCTATCTCATGAAGGAGTGGATAAACTACCAAAAGGAGACCATCGAGAGCAGGGATGAGGGGAGTGATAAGGGGGGGACCATGAGATTGGGGGCCTATCCCTGTCACCTCCTGAAGGGGAGCTTCGCCTACGAGGCATATAAAAAGGAGGTTATCTCCGAGAGACATCGACATCGCTACGAATTCAATAACCGCTACCGAGGACACCTAACCGATAAGGGGATGAGGATCAGCGGACTTTCCCCAGACAATGAATTAGCGGAGATCATCGAGATCCCCGATCACCCTTGGTTTCTGGGCTGCCAATTCCACCCCGAATTCAAATCGAGGCTCTGGGAACCCCATCCACTCTTTCGGGAGTTCATCAGGGCATCCCTCAACGCTAACAGGGGGAGACGGTGA
- the kdsA gene encoding 3-deoxy-8-phosphooctulonate synthase: protein MTKEVHIGRVTVGGNNPLVLIAGPCVIEGEEFSISLARRLKEVSLDFGIPLIFKASYDKANRTSISSFRGPGLVEGLRILKRVKEEVGLPILSDVHRISEVPRATEVLDVIQIPAFLCRQTDLLVEAGRTGRPVNIKKGQFLAPWDMANVLEKVTSTGNEQILLTERGTSFGYNNLVNDMKSLPVMRGLGYPVIYDATHSVQLPGGAGKASGGRREFVPYLARAAVGAGVDGVFLEVHPKPEQALSDGANSLELDTLPSLLKQLMAIDRIVREERE, encoded by the coding sequence GTGACCAAAGAGGTCCACATCGGGAGGGTAACCGTTGGGGGAAATAATCCCCTCGTCCTGATCGCCGGCCCCTGTGTGATTGAGGGAGAGGAATTTAGCATCTCCCTTGCCCGGAGGCTGAAGGAGGTCTCACTAGATTTCGGCATCCCCCTCATCTTCAAGGCATCCTACGACAAGGCCAACCGCACCTCCATCTCCTCCTTTCGGGGGCCGGGGCTTGTGGAGGGATTGAGGATCTTAAAGAGAGTCAAGGAAGAGGTGGGATTACCCATCCTCTCCGATGTCCACAGGATCAGCGAGGTGCCCCGGGCAACAGAGGTCCTGGACGTGATTCAGATTCCCGCCTTTCTCTGCCGCCAGACCGATCTATTGGTGGAAGCCGGCAGGACGGGAAGGCCGGTCAATATAAAGAAGGGACAGTTCCTCGCCCCTTGGGATATGGCCAACGTGCTGGAGAAGGTCACCTCCACCGGCAACGAACAGATCCTCCTCACCGAGAGGGGAACCTCCTTTGGCTACAACAATCTAGTAAATGACATGAAATCGCTCCCCGTCATGCGGGGCTTGGGATACCCCGTTATCTATGACGCAACCCACAGCGTCCAACTCCCTGGGGGGGCAGGGAAGGCCTCTGGGGGGAGGAGGGAGTTTGTCCCTTACCTGGCCAGGGCGGCAGTTGGTGCAGGTGTAGACGGGGTCTTTTTAGAGGTCCACCCAAAACCAGAGCAGGCCCTCAGCGATGGGGCCAATTCCCTGGAACTAGATACCCTCCCTTCCTTACTGAAACAGCTGATGGCCATAGATCGGATTGTAAGGGAGGAAAGAGAATGA
- a CDS encoding KpsF/GutQ family sugar-phosphate isomerase — MIIERAKRVLRIEAEAIHRLEEKINEDFVRAVEMILNCDGKVVVTGVGKSGIIGKKIASTLASTGTPAFFLHPTEGVHGDLGMLDKRDIVLAISNSGETEELSPILPLIKRYGNRLIVLTGSPSSTLARAGNVVLDVSVQEEACPLGLAPTASTTASLAMGDALAVSILEKKGFKKEDFAILHPGGRLGKRLLLKVSDLMHMGEELPKVYENTLMKEALVEITSKRLGVTGVMDELEQLVGVITDGDLRRALEKYPDLLERTASEIMTKNPKWIEANALAAQAVQRMEEHSITSLFVFNKAGERNPVGIIHLHDLLKAGVV; from the coding sequence ATGATCATCGAAAGGGCCAAACGGGTCTTGCGCATCGAGGCCGAGGCCATCCATAGGCTGGAGGAGAAGATTAACGAGGACTTTGTGCGGGCAGTGGAGATGATCCTTAACTGTGATGGAAAGGTGGTGGTGACAGGGGTGGGGAAATCCGGGATCATCGGGAAAAAGATCGCTTCCACCCTGGCCAGCACCGGCACTCCCGCCTTCTTCCTGCACCCCACCGAAGGGGTCCACGGTGACCTGGGTATGCTGGACAAGAGGGACATTGTCCTGGCCATCTCCAACAGTGGCGAGACAGAGGAACTCTCCCCGATCCTCCCCCTGATCAAGAGATATGGTAACAGGCTGATCGTCCTCACCGGAAGTCCCTCTTCCACCCTGGCCAGGGCTGGGAATGTGGTATTGGATGTGAGCGTACAGGAGGAGGCCTGTCCCCTGGGGTTGGCCCCCACAGCCAGCACTACTGCAAGCTTGGCCATGGGGGATGCCTTGGCAGTATCCATCTTGGAAAAGAAGGGGTTTAAGAAAGAAGACTTCGCCATCCTGCACCCAGGGGGAAGATTGGGCAAGAGGCTCCTACTCAAGGTAAGTGACCTGATGCACATGGGTGAGGAGTTACCCAAAGTCTATGAGAACACCTTGATGAAGGAGGCCTTGGTGGAGATCACCTCTAAGAGGTTGGGGGTTACGGGAGTAATGGACGAACTGGAGCAGCTGGTAGGGGTAATCACCGATGGTGACCTGCGCAGGGCCCTGGAGAAATACCCCGACCTCCTGGAGAGGACGGCCTCAGAGATCATGACGAAGAACCCCAAGTGGATAGAGGCCAATGCCTTGGCCGCCCAAGCCGTCCAGAGGATGGAGGAACACTCCATCACCTCTCTGTTCGTCTTCAACAAGGCCGGAGAAAGAAACCCCGTGGGGATCATCCACCTCCATGACCTCCTCAAGGCAGGGGTGGTCTGA
- a CDS encoding HAD-IIIA family hydrolase, translated as MQGGVPEGVWKKAIMVKLLILDVDGVLTDGRIIMDHKGRELKAFDVRDGHGIKLLLQGGIEVAMLTGRSSAVVQKRAEDLGVQRVRQGVHDKVEAYLEIAQEVGIRDEEACFVGDDLVDIPLLKRVGLPIVVADGAEEAKRFALYVTKSSGGRGAVREACDLLMQAQGKWEEILRRYS; from the coding sequence ATGCAGGGGGGGGTCCCTGAAGGGGTATGGAAGAAGGCAATTATGGTAAAGTTATTGATACTCGATGTCGATGGGGTGCTGACCGATGGCAGGATCATCATGGACCATAAGGGTAGGGAACTCAAGGCCTTCGATGTCAGGGACGGGCATGGGATAAAGCTCCTCCTGCAAGGGGGAATTGAGGTGGCGATGCTGACGGGAAGGAGCTCTGCGGTGGTCCAAAAGAGGGCCGAGGACCTGGGGGTACAAAGGGTCCGTCAAGGGGTCCACGACAAGGTAGAGGCATACCTAGAGATCGCCCAAGAGGTGGGGATCAGGGATGAGGAGGCCTGTTTTGTGGGAGATGATCTGGTCGACATCCCCCTACTAAAGAGGGTGGGGTTGCCCATCGTCGTGGCGGATGGTGCCGAGGAGGCGAAGAGGTTCGCCCTCTATGTCACCAAATCCTCCGGGGGAAGGGGTGCAGTACGGGAGGCATGCGACCTCCTCATGCAGGCCCAAGGCAAATGGGAGGAGATCCTCAGGAGGTATAGTTGA
- the lptC gene encoding LPS export ABC transporter periplasmic protein LptC translates to MKLSKLIILIFMGLVLSAVGGYLFIGRQGGEESIIPKKETKADLSLEEVHYVETRGEKKEWELRAKSVHHFLQEDFTLLKDLTVTFFAEGGRIVTMRGEEGSVKGKKQIDVWRNVVITTSDGYRVLTNSFHYDGVRRQIYTSDPVLIERKGMRVKGTGILVNLKEQKLYIHKKVETVIER, encoded by the coding sequence TTGAAACTATCTAAGCTGATCATCCTCATCTTTATGGGGTTGGTCCTATCGGCGGTAGGGGGCTACCTCTTCATAGGTAGGCAGGGGGGCGAGGAGAGTATCATCCCTAAAAAGGAGACCAAGGCCGACCTCAGCCTAGAGGAGGTCCACTACGTGGAGACCAGAGGGGAAAAGAAGGAGTGGGAGCTGAGGGCAAAGTCCGTCCACCATTTCCTCCAAGAGGATTTCACCCTTTTAAAGGACCTAACTGTCACCTTTTTCGCCGAAGGTGGCAGAATTGTCACCATGAGGGGGGAAGAGGGATCCGTTAAGGGGAAAAAACAGATTGATGTGTGGAGAAATGTGGTGATCACCACCAGTGATGGGTATCGTGTACTCACCAACTCCTTTCACTATGATGGGGTGAGGCGCCAGATCTATACCAGTGACCCCGTCCTGATCGAGAGGAAGGGGATGCGGGTGAAGGGAACTGGGATATTGGTCAACTTGAAGGAACAAAAACTCTATATCCACAAAAAGGTGGAGACGGTGATCGAAAGATGA
- the lptA gene encoding lipopolysaccharide transport periplasmic protein LptA translates to MRGLRYITPLIAFWLLPQLVFAQGSGEFRGGEGPIHITSQRLEADHKGNLITFVGDVVARQKEFVLYSERLLLFLDKEGNEIEKIVAQGNVRIVQGKRRGTCQEATYYHRERKVILQGDPVLREGDNWVRGQRIIYYIDEQKSVAEGKGRERVTVTIIPGEEKR, encoded by the coding sequence ATGAGAGGACTCAGGTACATCACCCCCTTAATCGCCTTTTGGCTGCTGCCGCAGCTGGTCTTTGCCCAGGGGTCCGGTGAATTCCGTGGGGGAGAAGGTCCCATTCACATCACCTCTCAGCGGTTGGAGGCCGATCATAAAGGCAATTTGATCACCTTTGTAGGAGATGTGGTGGCCAGGCAAAAGGAGTTCGTCCTTTACTCTGAGCGCCTGCTCCTCTTTCTCGACAAGGAGGGGAATGAGATCGAAAAGATAGTGGCTCAGGGTAATGTGCGCATAGTGCAGGGCAAGAGGAGGGGCACCTGTCAAGAGGCCACCTATTATCACCGGGAACGCAAAGTGATCCTGCAGGGGGACCCGGTGTTAAGAGAGGGAGACAACTGGGTCAGGGGGCAGCGGATCATCTACTATATCGACGAACAAAAGAGCGTGGCCGAGGGAAAGGGGAGAGAGAGGGTAACCGTCACCATCATCCCGGGCGAGGAGAAAAGATGA